Proteins from one Drosophila gunungcola strain Sukarami chromosome 3R, Dgunungcola_SK_2, whole genome shotgun sequence genomic window:
- the LOC128265036 gene encoding BRCA1-associated protein, whose protein sequence is MLENISLCVIKIETDLEPSAESEGAVSAEHPTNPRVLKERERDRGLRLARDITIETYTNQRWTRELSTPKDQESEGSKMNWAAALQHVNSPTAGSSRETTPRSGDETQAGNPQATASKFPQEIGYFSGNPIVEVTKGLIHLYKKNERKATKEAPSNQLCLLAVPATLNCHDLLNFIAPCHAEIKHVQIVRDGSPNQFMVLLEFRSNESALEFYKSYNGIAYNSLEPDSLCHAVWVSAVERSEHGAPPMGHTELPTCPVCLERMDESVDGVLTILCNHAFHASCLMKWGDSTCPVCRHVQTPELVEDSVCMECEGTDSLWICLICGHVGCGRYQGGHAAAHYRATNHTFAMQLGTSSVWDYAGDNFVHRLFQNKSDGKLVASQTEKDEREEKIDSMQMEFTYLLTSQLDTQRKYYEERMERLEQEWQSFKTNANEAKTEVSELQQLQQTMQKEKVNLERKLAQHTAKLKEVQKQLNEERELSKALQTNQSSWHGKYKILEQQYNEFKHNHDAEVTDLKEQLRDVMFFLDNQQKMANSELAGASITGIGDKEPDPNSRRGNRRKK, encoded by the exons ATGCTAGAAAACATTTCGTTGTGTGTGATCAAGATCGAAACGGATTTGGAGCCCAGTGCAG AATCGGAGGGAGCCGTGTCCGCCGAACATCCCACCAATCCTCGAGTGCTTAAGGAGCGGGAACGTGATCGCGGACTGCGCTTGGCCCGCGACATCACCATCGAAACCTACACCAACCAGCGTTGGACGCGGGAGTTGAGTACTCCAAAGGATCAGGAGTCGGAGGGCAGCAAGATGAACTGGGCGGCGGCCCTGCAGCACGTCAACAGTCCCACAGCGGGCAGTTCCCGGGAAACCACTCCGCGGAGCGGCGATGAAACCCAAGCGGGCAACCCACAGGCCACCGCCTCCAAATTCCCACAGGAAATCGGCTACTTCTCCGGCAATCCCATCGTCGAGGTGACCAAGGGCCTCATCCATCTGTACAAGAAAAA CGAACGGAAGGCCACCAAGGAGGCTCCATCCAACCAGCTCTGCCTGCTGGCCGTGCCAGCCACTCTTAACTGCCACGATCTGCTGAACTTCATCGCTCCCTGCCATGCGGAGATCAAACACGTCCAAATAGTCCGCGATGGCAGCCCCAACCAATTCATGGTGCTGCTGGA ATTCCGCTCGAATGAATCAGCTCTGGAGTTCTACAAATCTTACAATGGAATTGCCTACAACTCCCTGGAGCCGGACTCGCTGTGCCACGCGGTCTGGGTCTCGGCGGTGGAGAGGAGCGAGCATGGAGCACCGCCAATGGGACACACAGAGCTGCCCACCTGTCCAGTGTGCCTGGAGCGCATGGACGAGAGCGTCGATGGAGTGCTGACCATCTTGTGTAACCACGCTTTCCACGCCAGCTGCTTGATGAAGTGGGGCGATTCCACGTGCCCCGTGTGCCGCCATGTCCAAACCCCCGAGCTGGTTGAGGATTCCGTGTGCATGGAGTGTGAGGGCACAGATTCACTATGGATCTGCCTAATCTGCGGCCATGTTGGCTGCGGTCGCTACCAGGGAGGACATGCTGCCGCCCACTACCGGGCCACTAACCATACCTTCGCCATGCAACTGGGCACTTCAAGCGTTTGGGACTATGCCGGCGATAATTTTGTGCACCGCTTGTTTCAGAACAAGTCCGACGGCAAGCTAGTGGCCTCCCAGACCGAGAAGGACGAGCGCGAGGAGAAGATTGACTCCATGCAGATGGAGTTCACTTACCTACTGACCTCCCAGCTGGACACACAACGCAAGTACTACGAGGAGCGAATGGAGAGGCTGGAGCAGGAGTGGCAGAGCTTCAAGACGAACGCCAACGAGGCCAAGACAGAGGTCTCcgagctgcagcagctccagcagaCCATGCAGAAGGAGAAGGTCAATCTGGAGCGCAAGCTGGCCCAGCACACAGCCAA GCTAAAAGAGGTGCAGAAGCAACTGAACGAGGAACGTGAGCTGTCCAAGGCCCTGCAGACCAACCAGAGCTCCTGGCACGGCAAATACAAGATCCTGGAGCAGCAGTACAACGAGTTCAAACACAATCATGATGCCGAGGTAACCGATCTGAAGGAACAGCTTCGCGACGTGATGTTCTTCTTGGACAACCAGCAGAAGATGGCCAATTCGGAGCTGGCCGGCGCCTCCATCACTGGCATCGGAGACAAGGAGCCGGATCCAAATTCAAGGCGCGGCAATCGTCGCAAGAAGTGA
- the LOC128265042 gene encoding uncharacterized protein LOC128265042: MLAGCPDELPNPHKNCLHEMLQALICNDNDVKRLNTELRNMKLELQAELDRISKANVKCGHEKKGKVVCESVEDMTKFAQRIGSLDEVKSHFTQRSEEIRKRRDNIIVYARQCLNAYNEEKCKFKSFHENTVDYIKRTATLSQDAEVIRGCEKDVCDLHKRFVREVAKLKSCEAQLLPFFKLLKESDPKANCECCCFKGYDWIPMGRSLEAVDAMAGEIKEQMGDVLVRAFAQLHIHSPQDPRAFIAAYLMNLDRNEQDMKEKLNIFQADPKVELQELSDPTFHCEDTCPQPE, from the coding sequence ATGTTGGCCGGCTGTCCCGATGAGCTGCCCAATCCGCACAAGAACTGTCTGCACGAGATGCTGCAGGCGCTGATCTGCAACGACAACGATGTGAAGCGTTTGAACACGGAGCTGCGCAACATGAAACTGGAGTTGCAGGCCGAGCTGGACAGGATCAGCAAGGCGAACGTGAAGTGTGGCCACGAGAAGAAGGGCAAGGTGGTGTGCGAGAGTGTGGAGGACATGACCAAGTTCGCCCAGCGGATCGGCAGCCTGGACGAGGTGAAGAGCCACTTCACCCAGCGGAGCGAGGAGATCAGGAAGCGTCGGGACAACATCATAGTCTATGCCCGTCAGTGCCTCAACGCCTACAACGAGGAGAAGTGCAAGTTCAAGTCCTTCCACGAGAACACTGTGGACTACATTAAGCGAACGGCCACTCTTTCCCAGGATGCCGAGGTAATCAGAGGCTGCGAGAAGGATGTGTGTGACCTGCACAAGCGCTTCGTGCGGGAGGTGGCCAAGCTGAAGAGTTGCGAGGCACAACTGCTGCCATTTTTCAAACTTCTCAAGGAATCCGATCCAAAGGCCAACTGCGAGTGCTGCTGCTTCAAAGGATACGACTGGATCCCAATGGGCAGGAGCCTAGAGGCGGTGGATGCGATGGCTGGCGAAATCAAGGAGCAGATGGGCGATGTCCTGGTCCGAGCCTTCGCCCAGCTGCACATTCATTCGCCGCAGGATCCGCGTGCCTTCATTGCCGCCTATCTAATGAACCTTGATCGCAACGAGCAGGATATGAAGGAGAAGCTAAATATCTTCCAGGCAGATCCCAAAGTTGAGCTCCAGGAACTGTCCGATCCCACATTCCACTGCGAGGATACATGTCCTCAACCCGAATAA